In Macrobrachium nipponense isolate FS-2020 chromosome 15, ASM1510439v2, whole genome shotgun sequence, a single genomic region encodes these proteins:
- the LOC135226825 gene encoding pro-resilin-like, which translates to MVAKVIIALVGLVALVAADSFESFERYSRPRFSSGSAESFESGEARYNFDWAVNHPPSRNDFGHQEAGDGENTQGSYFVHLPDGRLQKVAFRASDDDGYIAEVTYSGEAQFPDSFESYESRETPRRFYYGSNESK; encoded by the exons ATGGTTGCTAAG GTCATTATCGCTCTGGTGGGCTTAGTTGCCCTCGTGGCTGCCGACAGCTTCGAAAGCTTCGAAAGATACTCCCGCCCAAGG TTCTCCTCAGGATCCGCTGAGTCCTTCGAGTCCGGCGAGGCTCGTTACAACTTCGACTGGGCCGTCAACCACCCTCCCTCCCGCAACGACTTCGGACACCAGGAGGCCGGGGACGGCGAGAACACCCAGGGATCCTACTTCGTCCACCTCCCCGACGGCCGCCTGCAGAAGGTGGCCTTCCGTGCTTCTGACGACGACGGATACATCGCCGAGGTCACCTACTCCGGCGAGGCTCAGTTCCCCGACTCCTTCGAATCCTACGAGTCCCGTGAGACTCCCAGGAGGTTCTACTATGGCTCCAACGAGTCCAAGTAA